In Fibrobacter sp. UWB2, the following are encoded in one genomic region:
- a CDS encoding phosphomannomutase: MSVAMQDVMKQSGVAFGTSGARGLVSAMTDRVCYVYARSFIKYCEASYKCEHTIAIAGDLRPSTERILKSLVQAGADANWKVIYCGRIPSPAIAMYGIDKHLPTIMVTGSHIPADRNGIKFNHPNGEITKADEQGIVSQSVDFDEALFDDKGMLKAAPELPAVEAEAETNYCKRYPDFFGSDALHGLTIGVYQHSAVGRDIVVKVLESLGATVKPFGRSDVFVPVDTEAIRKEDEELAREFTHKDYVDAVFSTDGDSDRPLLADDVGMWLRGDVLGILAAQSLGIKRIATPVSCNTSLEKSGSFEKICRTRIGSPYVIAGMESLVDANDKSLTVAGYEANGGFLLETDLTLDGRTLKALPTRDALLPMIAVMVMVRKERMCVVDLLRKLPKRFTVSDRLKEFPTEKSKAKLAEIREKNLGEKLFGALAAKPSKFAKDKAFQGKMVSLNEVDGYRMEFDSGDIIHLRPSGNAPEFRCYVETEGKERSAELLADCLKIMEGWRV, encoded by the coding sequence ATGTCCGTTGCGATGCAAGATGTGATGAAACAGTCCGGGGTAGCGTTTGGTACGAGCGGTGCCCGCGGTCTCGTGAGCGCTATGACTGACCGTGTGTGCTATGTGTATGCACGTTCCTTTATCAAGTACTGCGAAGCGTCTTACAAGTGCGAACATACGATTGCGATTGCGGGCGACTTGCGTCCGAGTACGGAACGCATTTTGAAGTCTCTCGTGCAGGCTGGCGCCGATGCAAACTGGAAGGTGATTTACTGCGGTCGCATCCCGAGCCCCGCTATTGCGATGTACGGCATCGATAAGCATTTGCCGACCATCATGGTGACGGGTAGCCACATCCCGGCTGACCGCAACGGTATCAAGTTTAACCACCCGAATGGCGAAATCACGAAAGCCGACGAACAGGGAATTGTTTCGCAGTCGGTCGATTTCGACGAAGCGCTTTTTGACGACAAGGGCATGCTGAAGGCTGCGCCTGAACTCCCGGCGGTCGAAGCGGAAGCCGAAACGAATTATTGCAAGCGTTACCCGGACTTTTTCGGTAGCGATGCTTTGCACGGACTCACAATTGGCGTTTACCAGCATTCCGCTGTGGGCCGCGACATCGTGGTGAAGGTTCTCGAAAGCCTCGGTGCGACGGTCAAGCCGTTTGGCCGTAGCGATGTGTTTGTTCCGGTCGATACCGAAGCTATCCGCAAGGAAGATGAAGAACTCGCTCGCGAATTTACGCACAAGGATTACGTGGATGCTGTGTTCAGCACCGACGGCGATTCTGACCGCCCGCTTTTGGCAGACGATGTGGGCATGTGGCTCCGTGGCGATGTGCTTGGCATTTTGGCTGCACAGTCTCTTGGCATCAAGCGCATTGCAACTCCGGTGAGCTGCAACACTTCGCTTGAAAAGTCCGGTAGCTTTGAAAAGATTTGCCGTACGCGCATTGGTAGTCCGTATGTGATTGCCGGCATGGAAAGCCTGGTCGATGCAAACGACAAGAGCCTCACGGTTGCAGGTTACGAAGCCAATGGCGGTTTCTTGCTCGAGACGGATTTGACGCTCGATGGCCGCACACTCAAGGCCCTCCCGACACGTGACGCCCTCCTCCCGATGATTGCCGTAATGGTAATGGTCCGCAAAGAACGCATGTGCGTTGTGGATTTGCTCCGCAAGTTGCCGAAGCGCTTTACCGTGAGCGACCGCCTCAAGGAATTCCCGACCGAAAAGTCCAAGGCGAAGCTCGCTGAAATTCGCGAAAAGAATCTCGGCGAAAAGCTGTTCGGCGCTCTCGCTGCAAAGCCCTCCAAGTTTGCAAAGGACAAGGCGTTCCAGGGCAAGATGGTTTCTTTGAACGAAGTTGATGGCTATCGCATGGAATTCGATTCTGGCGACATCATCCACTTGCGCCCGAGCGGTAATGCTCCGGAATTCCGCTGCTATGTGGAAACCGAAGGCAAGGAACGCAGTGCAGAACTCCTCGCGGACTGCCTCAAGATTATGGAAGGTTGGCGCGTTTAG
- a CDS encoding sigma 54-interacting transcriptional regulator, which yields MKKHEQLMLIAAKSNIPVLLQGESGVGKEIAAKFIHEHSKRSEGPFVALNCGAIARNLAESLLEGAKKGSYTGAASDHRGIVQAANGGTLFLDEIGEMPFDMQSKLLRILQEHSVLPLGATQNEPVDFRLVCATNRDLQNEVHDGNFRKDLFFRLNAFPIVIPPLRKRDDFAEIAATLWNEITERTFAEKFPLRDWEIKELSKFKWPGNIRQLKNVLQRYALLKQHEISLEEILSEEFSYKTMNDVKENYTYRAPTAIRASAPNWTFIQKALNENDGNKSRAAKALRISRGCLCYQIKKHELHEWNSCKNLAECAGA from the coding sequence ATGAAGAAACACGAACAATTGATGCTTATCGCCGCAAAATCGAACATTCCCGTGCTACTGCAGGGGGAATCAGGAGTCGGCAAGGAAATCGCCGCCAAGTTTATTCACGAACACAGCAAACGAAGCGAAGGGCCATTCGTCGCCCTCAACTGCGGCGCCATCGCAAGGAATCTCGCCGAAAGCCTTTTGGAAGGCGCCAAGAAAGGTTCTTACACCGGGGCCGCAAGTGACCACCGAGGCATCGTGCAGGCGGCAAACGGCGGCACGCTATTCCTCGACGAAATTGGCGAAATGCCATTCGACATGCAGAGCAAGCTTTTACGCATCTTGCAGGAACATTCCGTGCTCCCGCTCGGGGCCACGCAAAACGAGCCAGTCGACTTCAGGCTTGTCTGCGCGACAAACCGAGACTTGCAAAACGAAGTCCACGATGGAAATTTCCGCAAGGACCTGTTCTTCAGGCTGAACGCCTTCCCTATCGTGATTCCGCCGCTCCGCAAAAGAGACGACTTCGCCGAAATCGCCGCCACGCTATGGAACGAAATCACGGAAAGGACTTTCGCCGAAAAGTTCCCGCTCCGCGACTGGGAAATCAAGGAACTATCCAAGTTCAAATGGCCAGGCAACATCCGCCAATTGAAAAACGTCCTCCAACGCTACGCGCTTTTAAAGCAGCACGAAATTTCGCTCGAAGAAATCCTGTCCGAAGAATTCTCGTACAAGACGATGAATGACGTCAAGGAAAATTACACATACCGAGCGCCAACAGCCATACGGGCATCAGCACCGAACTGGACGTTTATTCAAAAAGCGCTCAACGAAAACGACGGAAATAAAAGCAGGGCGGCAAAGGCGCTGAGAATCAGCCGAGGCTGCCTATGCTATCAAATAAAAAAGCACGAACTCCATGAATGGAACTCGTGCAAAAACTTAGCGGAATGCGCTGGAGCCTAG
- the rsmA gene encoding 16S rRNA (adenine(1518)-N(6)/adenine(1519)-N(6))-dimethyltransferase RsmA, giving the protein MDRARRRKFGQNFLDVETATAIAGDLPAEAGEFVLEIGPGHGALTEHLLNRGLELTAVEIDEQCVDVLNEKFKNYKNFNIVNIDFLKFDLQAFLDAHAKPWVTGNLPYNVSTAIIAGLMPRLHLTKGFMGMVQLEVAERICAEPCSSNYGSLSVLVSAFANTQILRKIGPEHFTPKPNVDSATMLLTPREDALQAPDGFFDFVRTAFTQKRKTLANSFGRNYDKKKIQATIELLDWPTTIRAEELSPEQFLNFYKAFKGE; this is encoded by the coding sequence ATGGATAGAGCACGCCGTCGCAAATTTGGACAGAACTTTTTGGATGTTGAAACCGCCACCGCCATCGCAGGCGATTTGCCCGCCGAAGCAGGCGAATTCGTCCTTGAGATTGGTCCCGGTCACGGCGCCCTCACGGAGCACTTGCTCAATCGCGGGCTAGAACTCACCGCCGTCGAAATTGACGAGCAGTGCGTTGACGTCTTGAACGAAAAATTCAAGAACTACAAGAACTTCAACATTGTTAACATCGACTTTTTGAAGTTTGACTTGCAGGCGTTTTTGGATGCACACGCAAAACCTTGGGTTACCGGCAACTTGCCGTACAACGTAAGTACAGCAATTATAGCAGGGCTTATGCCGCGTTTGCACTTGACCAAAGGCTTTATGGGAATGGTGCAGCTCGAAGTCGCCGAACGCATTTGCGCAGAACCTTGCTCCAGCAATTACGGGAGCCTTTCCGTGCTCGTTTCTGCATTTGCGAACACGCAGATTTTGCGCAAGATCGGGCCGGAACATTTCACGCCAAAGCCAAATGTCGATAGCGCGACGATGCTTTTGACACCGCGCGAAGATGCCCTCCAGGCGCCCGACGGATTCTTTGACTTTGTACGTACCGCATTCACGCAAAAGCGCAAGACGCTTGCGAATTCCTTTGGACGCAATTACGACAAGAAGAAAATCCAGGCGACCATTGAACTTTTGGATTGGCCTACGACCATCCGCGCCGAAGAACTCAGCCCCGAGCAGTTCCTGAATTTCTACAAGGCGTTTAAAGGTGAATAA